A single genomic interval of Saccharothrix saharensis harbors:
- a CDS encoding thiamine pyrophosphate-dependent dehydrogenase E1 component subunit alpha, which yields MAVLITVVAHPPDSDVGLYRAVRLIRRFEERAVDLVRSGDIIGGIHPYTGQEAIAAGVCAALRVDDTITSTHRGHGHVLAKGADPARVLAELAGRATGLNRGRGGSMHAADFALGILGANAIVGANGAITAGAAWAARQEGSDRVAVSFFGDGAVNQGVLLEAMNLAALWRLPVLFVCENNGYATTLTVSDAVAGTITGRGAAFGMPSATVDGMDPRTVLDAAREAVDRARAGDGPSLIECLTYRFDAHHTWEHKARVRYREDDEVRSGRQRDPVEIQGARLDDGERARVDAEVQSVVDAAVAFALDSPHPDPVGALDHLYATGMRARPGGGG from the coding sequence GTGGCGGTCCTGATCACCGTGGTGGCGCACCCCCCGGACTCCGACGTCGGCCTGTACCGCGCGGTGCGGCTGATCCGCCGGTTCGAGGAGCGGGCGGTCGACCTCGTCCGCTCCGGCGACATCATCGGCGGCATCCACCCGTACACGGGCCAGGAGGCCATCGCCGCCGGTGTGTGCGCGGCGCTGCGCGTGGACGACACGATCACCAGCACCCACCGCGGGCACGGGCACGTGCTCGCCAAGGGCGCCGATCCCGCCCGGGTGCTCGCCGAGCTGGCCGGTCGCGCCACCGGCCTGAACCGTGGGCGTGGCGGGTCGATGCACGCCGCGGACTTCGCGTTGGGCATCCTGGGCGCGAACGCGATCGTCGGCGCGAACGGCGCGATCACGGCGGGCGCGGCCTGGGCCGCCCGGCAGGAGGGGAGCGACCGGGTCGCGGTGAGCTTCTTCGGTGACGGCGCGGTCAACCAGGGCGTGCTGCTGGAAGCCATGAACCTGGCCGCCCTGTGGCGGCTGCCGGTGCTGTTCGTCTGCGAGAACAACGGTTACGCCACCACCCTGACCGTGTCGGACGCCGTCGCGGGCACGATCACCGGGCGTGGCGCGGCGTTCGGGATGCCGTCGGCGACGGTGGACGGGATGGACCCGCGGACGGTGCTCGACGCGGCGCGGGAGGCGGTGGACCGCGCCCGCGCGGGCGACGGGCCGTCGTTGATCGAGTGCCTGACCTACCGGTTCGACGCCCACCACACGTGGGAGCACAAGGCCCGGGTCCGCTACCGCGAGGACGACGAGGTCCGAAGTGGACGGCAGAGGGATCCGGTGGAGATCCAGGGCGCGCGCTTGGACGACGGTGAGCGGGCACGGGTCGACGCCGAAGTGCAGTCCGTCGTGGACGCCGCGGTAGCGTTCGCGCTCGACAGCCCGCACCCCGACCCGGTCGGCGCGCTCGACCACCTGTACGCCACGGGGATGCGGGCCCGTCCGGGCGGTGGTGGGTGA
- a CDS encoding alpha-ketoacid dehydrogenase subunit beta translates to MPWLSYHKALNRALGDELARDPAVFVLGEDVRVAVSNVTAGLLKRFGPDRVLDTPLSEQAFTSFATGAAMSGRRPVIEFQIPALLYLAFEQIVNQAHKFSLMTGGQTRVPVTYLVPGSGSKTGWAGQHSDHPYALFAHAGVKTVVPATPEDAYGLLTTAIRDDDPVVVFAPAGALGVRADLDHEGLAPVPLGVGRVHREGEDVTVVAVGHLVHDALAVAEELAGEVSVEVFDPRTVYPFDWDGLAASLAKTGRLVVVDDSNRMCGIAAEVVATAAERCDLAVPPARVTRPDGAVVPFALGLDLAVQPDRAQLTAAIRKVLKQ, encoded by the coding sequence ATGCCGTGGCTGTCCTACCACAAGGCGCTCAACCGCGCGCTGGGCGACGAGCTGGCCCGTGACCCGGCGGTGTTCGTGCTGGGCGAGGACGTGCGGGTCGCGGTCTCCAACGTCACCGCCGGCCTGCTCAAGCGGTTCGGACCGGACCGGGTGCTGGACACGCCGCTGTCGGAGCAGGCGTTCACCAGCTTCGCCACCGGCGCGGCGATGAGCGGCCGGCGGCCGGTGATCGAGTTCCAGATCCCGGCGCTGCTGTACCTGGCGTTCGAGCAGATCGTCAACCAGGCGCACAAGTTCTCGCTGATGACCGGTGGCCAGACCCGCGTGCCCGTGACGTACCTGGTGCCCGGCTCCGGGTCGAAGACCGGCTGGGCCGGGCAGCACTCCGACCACCCGTACGCCCTGTTCGCCCACGCCGGGGTGAAGACGGTGGTGCCGGCCACCCCCGAAGACGCCTACGGCCTGCTGACCACGGCGATCCGGGACGACGACCCGGTGGTGGTGTTCGCACCGGCGGGGGCGCTCGGCGTCCGGGCGGACCTCGATCACGAGGGTCTGGCGCCGGTGCCGCTCGGCGTCGGCCGGGTCCACCGCGAGGGCGAGGACGTCACCGTCGTGGCGGTCGGGCACCTCGTGCACGACGCGCTGGCGGTGGCCGAGGAGTTGGCCGGTGAGGTGTCGGTCGAGGTGTTCGACCCGCGCACGGTGTACCCCTTCGACTGGGACGGCTTGGCCGCCTCGCTGGCCAAGACCGGTCGGCTGGTCGTGGTCGACGACTCCAACCGCATGTGCGGCATCGCGGCCGAGGTCGTCGCCACCGCGGCCGAGCGGTGCGACCTGGCCGTGCCGCCCGCCAGGGTGACCAGGCCGGACGGCGCCGTGGTGCCGTTCGCCCTCGGGCTCGACCTCGCCGTGCAACCCGACCGGGCCCAGTTGACCGCCGCGATCCGGAAGGTGCTCAAGCAGTGA
- a CDS encoding alpha/beta hydrolase translates to MPLDPRVRGSAADPPLYTLSVEEARAADLAAIRAAAGAGEPVRHVTDRHLPGPGGDLPIRVYRPVDATGALPTVVYFFGGGWALGSIETSDEICRALANAVPCQVITVGYRLAPEHKFPAAVDDCRAAVAWIAAHAADLGVDPARLAVAGDSAGGNLAAAVTLDRGGPPLAAQVLVYPNTDHRGDTASMRDNDDPAAFNRRSVAWYWGHYLAHPDDGRDPRASPLLAEDLTGLPPALVITAEHDPLRDEGEQYAERLRDAGVPVVATRYPGTAHGFFAMSGVVAAAREARAEVVGFLRTHLAR, encoded by the coding sequence ATGCCACTGGACCCGCGGGTGCGCGGGAGCGCGGCCGACCCGCCGCTCTACACCCTCTCGGTCGAGGAGGCGCGGGCCGCGGACCTCGCCGCGATCCGGGCGGCGGCGGGTGCGGGCGAGCCGGTGCGCCACGTCACCGACCGGCACCTCCCCGGACCGGGTGGCGACCTGCCGATCCGGGTCTACCGCCCGGTGGACGCGACCGGGGCCCTGCCCACCGTCGTCTACTTCTTCGGCGGCGGTTGGGCGCTGGGCAGCATCGAGACCTCCGACGAGATCTGCCGCGCCCTGGCGAACGCGGTGCCGTGCCAGGTGATCACCGTCGGCTACCGGCTGGCGCCCGAGCACAAGTTCCCCGCCGCGGTGGACGACTGCCGCGCGGCCGTCGCGTGGATCGCCGCGCACGCGGCGGACCTCGGTGTCGACCCTGCCCGCCTCGCCGTGGCGGGCGACAGCGCCGGCGGCAACCTCGCGGCCGCCGTGACCCTCGACCGCGGCGGGCCCCCACTGGCCGCCCAGGTGCTGGTCTACCCCAACACCGACCACCGCGGCGACACCGCGTCCATGCGCGACAACGACGACCCCGCCGCGTTCAACCGCCGATCCGTCGCCTGGTACTGGGGCCACTACCTGGCGCACCCGGACGACGGCCGCGACCCCCGGGCGTCACCGCTGCTCGCCGAGGACCTGACCGGGCTGCCGCCGGCGCTCGTCATCACCGCCGAGCACGACCCGTTGCGCGACGAGGGCGAGCAGTACGCCGAACGGCTGCGTGACGCCGGCGTGCCCGTGGTCGCGACCCGTTATCCCGGGACGGCGCACGGCTTCTTCGCCATGTCGGGCGTGGTGGCCGCGGCCCGTGAGGCGCGGGCCGAGGTCGTGGGGTTCCTGCGCACCCACCTCGCGCGGTGA
- a CDS encoding glycosyltransferase, producing MRILFSSLGLYGHTFPLLPLAVAARELGHDVDYFTGKLFADVLAAHGIGHVEGGMSPRKAFESAIADTTPRTPSDVAVERVAFTFASVLPRAFATGLAPVLAEREPDLVVHEFGNPGAGLAAKVAGVPALCHSYGRMWQEPDFAEPARDYLTALGAELGVEVPRTDSMALGHPYLDICPPSVQNPAFLASSAHRIPLRPVAFAAPGELPTWVVEHREPLVYLTLGTAFSEAALLRTAIDGLAVLGARVLVSAGRKVDPAVLSDLPDNVVVLPWLRQGDLLPHADLVVHHGGAGTTMGTFGAGVPHLVLPQAADQFNNAEVVTEAGLGDHLLPEDVTAEAITTKARRLLTDEAVRDAARAMAAEVAAMPSPHDVARTLPDYA from the coding sequence GTGCGCATCCTCTTCTCCAGCCTCGGCTTGTACGGGCACACGTTCCCCCTGCTACCGCTCGCCGTCGCCGCGCGGGAGCTCGGCCACGACGTCGACTACTTCACCGGCAAGCTCTTCGCCGACGTCCTGGCCGCGCACGGCATCGGGCACGTCGAGGGCGGCATGTCGCCGCGCAAGGCGTTCGAGTCCGCCATCGCGGACACCACGCCCCGGACGCCGAGCGACGTCGCCGTCGAACGGGTCGCGTTCACGTTCGCCTCGGTGCTGCCACGCGCCTTCGCCACCGGGCTCGCGCCGGTCCTCGCCGAGCGCGAGCCCGACCTGGTCGTGCACGAGTTCGGCAACCCGGGCGCGGGTCTGGCCGCGAAGGTCGCGGGCGTGCCCGCGCTGTGCCACTCGTACGGGCGGATGTGGCAGGAGCCCGACTTCGCCGAACCCGCGCGCGACTACCTCACCGCCCTCGGCGCGGAGCTGGGTGTCGAGGTGCCCCGGACGGACTCCATGGCGCTGGGCCACCCGTACCTCGACATCTGCCCGCCTTCGGTGCAGAACCCGGCGTTCCTGGCCTCGTCGGCGCACCGCATCCCGTTGCGGCCGGTGGCGTTCGCCGCACCGGGCGAGCTGCCGACGTGGGTCGTGGAGCACCGGGAGCCGTTGGTGTACCTGACGTTGGGGACGGCGTTCAGCGAGGCGGCGTTGTTGCGGACCGCCATCGACGGGCTGGCGGTGCTGGGCGCGAGGGTGCTCGTGTCCGCCGGGCGGAAGGTCGACCCGGCGGTGCTGAGCGACCTGCCGGACAACGTCGTGGTGCTGCCGTGGCTGCGCCAGGGCGACCTGCTGCCCCACGCCGACCTCGTGGTCCACCACGGCGGCGCGGGCACCACGATGGGCACGTTCGGCGCGGGCGTGCCGCACCTCGTCCTGCCGCAGGCCGCCGACCAGTTCAACAACGCCGAGGTGGTGACCGAGGCCGGGCTGGGCGACCACCTGCTGCCCGAGGACGTGACCGCCGAGGCGATCACGACCAAGGCGCGGCGGCTGCTGACCGACGAGGCCGTGCGCGACGCGGCCCGCGCGATGGCCGCCGAGGTGGCCGCGATGCCGTCACCGCACGACGTGGCCCGCACCCTGCCGGACTACGCCTGA
- a CDS encoding helix-turn-helix domain-containing protein yields the protein MGHLEGGADHGDHGDPLELRLAARLAELRTERAWSLDELAHRAGVSRSTLSRLERAEISPTTALLAKLCATYELTMSRLLAEVEPAASPLVRADRQAVWRDEDAGITRRSVSPPSAGLRGEVIEVTLRPGADIAYEGSPVPGLEHHAWILEGAVELTVDGTVHEAQAGDCLRFRLWGNSRWRCPGPAPARYVLAMVLP from the coding sequence ATGGGACACCTTGAAGGTGGCGCCGACCACGGCGACCACGGCGACCCGCTGGAGCTGCGCCTGGCCGCCCGGCTCGCCGAGCTGCGCACCGAACGGGCGTGGTCGCTGGACGAGCTGGCCCACCGGGCGGGTGTCAGCCGGTCGACGCTGTCCCGGCTCGAACGCGCCGAGATCAGCCCCACCACGGCACTGCTGGCCAAGCTGTGCGCGACCTACGAGCTGACGATGTCGCGGTTGCTGGCCGAGGTGGAACCGGCGGCGTCACCGCTGGTGCGCGCCGACCGGCAGGCCGTGTGGCGGGACGAGGACGCCGGGATCACCCGCAGGTCCGTGTCGCCGCCCTCGGCCGGGCTGCGCGGCGAAGTCATCGAGGTGACCCTGCGCCCCGGTGCGGACATCGCCTACGAGGGCTCCCCCGTGCCGGGCCTGGAGCACCACGCCTGGATCCTGGAAGGCGCGGTGGAACTCACCGTCGACGGCACGGTGCACGAAGCGCAGGCCGGCGACTGCCTGCGCTTCCGGCTCTGGGGCAACTCCCGGTGGCGCTGTCCGGGACCCGCACCAGCCCGCTACGTGCTGGCGATGGTTCTGCCCTGA
- a CDS encoding GNAT family N-acetyltransferase, with protein sequence MGHQDPLRGPSAGLVLTIEPDDLTRRPVRDLITEHLADMYATSPAEGVHALDHVELREPGVSFWTAWSEGVLLGCGALKELSPVEGEVKAMRTRPEARGRGVAARLLAFLVEQARGRGYRRLNLETGTQDFFAPARRLYARHGFVPCPPFADYRPDPTSEFMTLDLTTSPSAQA encoded by the coding sequence ATGGGACACCAGGACCCGCTGCGGGGCCCGTCAGCCGGGCTCGTGCTGACGATCGAACCCGACGACCTCACCCGCCGGCCGGTCCGGGACCTGATCACCGAGCACCTCGCCGACATGTACGCGACCTCGCCCGCCGAGGGCGTGCACGCCCTGGACCACGTGGAACTGCGCGAACCGGGGGTGTCGTTCTGGACGGCGTGGAGCGAGGGCGTGCTGCTCGGGTGTGGCGCGTTGAAGGAACTGTCCCCGGTCGAGGGCGAGGTCAAGGCGATGCGGACCCGGCCGGAGGCCCGTGGCCGCGGCGTGGCCGCGCGCCTGCTGGCGTTCCTGGTCGAGCAGGCCCGCGGACGCGGCTACCGCAGGCTCAACCTGGAGACCGGCACCCAGGACTTCTTCGCCCCGGCCCGCCGCCTCTACGCCCGCCACGGCTTCGTGCCGTGCCCACCGTTCGCCGACTACCGCCCGGACCCGACGAGCGAGTTCATGACGCTCGACCTCACCACCTCCCCGTCCGCGCAAGCCTGA
- the sbnA gene encoding 2,3-diaminopropionate biosynthesis protein SbnA, with protein MVTDDVFLDLEGLVGGSDVFLKLEGMNPAGSIKLKPAVAMVEDAERRGVLWPGGRMIESSSGSLGIALAMIAASKGYSFTCVVDPNVSPQSLDVIRALGAEVVRVDRRDANGGYLGTRIAAVRERLDRDPELVWLNQYANPANPHAHATGTATSILREIGRVDYLFVGAGTTGTLMGCVRHFRTFSPSTRIVAVDSVGSVTFDAPPGPRYIPGLGASRKPEILRPGSVDTVVLVSEVDAVRTCRHLAGRYGLLAGGSTGSIVAAVMQTDVPPGSRVVALSPDLGDRYVQTVYNDDWAAATYGPDALLPLVPGVDRVAV; from the coding sequence ATGGTCACTGACGACGTGTTCCTCGACCTGGAGGGGTTGGTCGGTGGAAGCGACGTGTTCCTCAAGCTGGAAGGGATGAACCCCGCCGGCTCCATCAAGCTCAAACCGGCCGTCGCGATGGTCGAGGACGCCGAACGCCGCGGCGTGCTGTGGCCGGGCGGCCGGATGATCGAGTCCTCGTCCGGCAGCCTCGGCATCGCGCTGGCGATGATCGCGGCGAGCAAGGGCTACTCGTTCACGTGCGTGGTCGACCCCAACGTCTCCCCGCAGAGCCTGGACGTCATCCGGGCGCTCGGCGCGGAGGTCGTCCGGGTGGACCGGCGCGACGCCAACGGCGGCTACCTCGGCACGCGCATCGCGGCCGTGCGGGAACGGCTCGACCGGGACCCGGAACTGGTGTGGCTCAACCAGTACGCCAACCCCGCCAACCCGCACGCCCACGCCACCGGCACCGCGACCTCGATCCTGCGCGAGATCGGTCGGGTCGACTACCTGTTCGTCGGCGCCGGCACGACCGGCACGCTCATGGGTTGCGTGCGCCACTTCCGGACGTTCTCCCCGTCGACGCGCATCGTGGCGGTCGACTCGGTCGGCTCGGTGACGTTCGACGCGCCGCCCGGGCCGCGGTACATCCCCGGCCTCGGCGCCAGTCGCAAACCGGAGATCCTGCGCCCGGGCTCGGTGGACACCGTCGTGCTGGTGTCCGAAGTGGACGCCGTGCGGACCTGTCGCCACCTGGCCGGCCGGTACGGGCTGCTGGCCGGCGGCTCGACGGGTTCGATCGTCGCGGCGGTCATGCAGACCGACGTACCGCCGGGCTCGCGCGTGGTGGCCCTGTCCCCGGACCTGGGCGACCGCTACGTGCAGACCGTCTACAACGACGACTGGGCCGCCGCCACCTACGGCCCCGACGCCCTGTTGCCGCTCGTGCCCGGTGTGGACCGGGTTGCCGTCTGA
- the sbnB gene encoding 2,3-diaminopropionate biosynthesis protein SbnB codes for MFDFDLVRGPVIRALIAEDRRAIADVVRSAYLEHHAGLSVNPRSYFLRFPDKPSARIIALPAYLGGEHDVAGIKWIGSFPENIERNVPRASAVLVLNDYATGYPFALLEASQISAARTAASAVLGAEQLTGGQVADRVLIVGAGVLARTTADFFAAGGWKFGDVAVHDKVPGHAAALAGHVERLGYPARVAPDVRAELRTADLVVFLTTAAEPWVVEPGSLRPGQVVLNISLRDIGPELIAEAHNVVDDVDHCLNAGTSPHLAQQRYGHTDFIDGTLAQLLTGEITLGADKPRIFSPFGLGVLDLAVGRHLHRAAVDRGLADAVPEFFGETERWS; via the coding sequence GTGTTCGACTTCGACCTCGTGCGCGGACCGGTGATCCGCGCCCTCATCGCCGAAGACCGCCGGGCGATCGCCGACGTCGTGCGCTCCGCCTACCTCGAGCACCACGCCGGCCTCTCGGTCAACCCGCGCAGCTACTTCCTGCGCTTCCCCGACAAGCCCTCCGCGCGGATCATCGCCCTGCCCGCCTACCTCGGCGGCGAGCACGACGTCGCGGGCATCAAGTGGATCGGCAGCTTCCCGGAGAACATCGAGCGCAACGTGCCGCGCGCGTCGGCCGTGCTCGTCCTCAACGACTACGCCACCGGCTACCCGTTCGCGTTGCTGGAGGCGTCGCAGATCAGTGCCGCGCGCACCGCGGCGTCCGCCGTGCTGGGCGCGGAGCAGCTCACCGGTGGCCAGGTCGCCGACCGGGTGCTGATCGTCGGTGCGGGCGTCCTGGCGCGCACCACCGCCGACTTCTTCGCCGCCGGCGGCTGGAAGTTCGGCGACGTCGCCGTCCACGACAAGGTCCCCGGCCACGCCGCGGCGCTGGCCGGTCACGTCGAGCGGCTGGGCTACCCGGCGCGGGTCGCGCCCGACGTCCGAGCGGAGCTGCGCACCGCCGACCTGGTCGTGTTCCTGACCACGGCCGCCGAGCCGTGGGTCGTCGAGCCGGGCTCGCTGCGGCCCGGCCAGGTCGTGCTCAACATCTCGCTGCGGGACATCGGCCCGGAGCTCATCGCCGAGGCGCACAACGTGGTCGACGACGTGGACCACTGCCTCAACGCCGGCACCTCGCCGCACCTGGCCCAGCAGCGCTACGGCCACACGGACTTCATCGACGGCACGCTCGCCCAGCTCCTCACCGGCGAGATCACCCTCGGCGCGGACAAGCCGCGGATCTTCTCGCCCTTCGGGCTCGGCGTGCTCGACCTCGCCGTCGGCAGGCACCTGCACCGCGCCGCCGTCGACCGCGGTCTGGCCGACGCCGTCCCGGAGTTCTTCGGCGAAACCGAACGGTGGTCCTGA
- the asnB gene encoding asparagine synthase (glutamine-hydrolyzing), whose amino-acid sequence MCGIAGTTAFGRSAPDREFVAAACAAMRHRGPDEDGTHHGADVSLGMCRLKVIGLVGGSQPAYGADERVVCVVNGEIYNHRALRELLARRGRHVRGTSDVHVIPALYEEFGDAFVEHLHGMFAIALHDGRRRRLLLVTDRVGKKPLFHARPAPDTVAFASELAAVLEHSGIDREIDPVAVDQYLSYRVVHSPRTIYRGVRKVPPATVLVFEADGSTHERRYWSFPYTGELADVDEDEAVDRLDALLRQAVADRLESEVPLGAMLSGGLDSSLVVAVARRLLGRELHTFSVGFDHPAFDESAAAAFVAAHFGTVHHTRRLTAADARRTADTILRHVGEPFAFPSAIASHAMYELAARQVTVVLTGDGSDEVFAGYNRYKRFLAAPGGDLADRYESVLVDGVPTHLKKVLYGRGLLDHLPDFPVNHLREQFARTHPRAEDLDRVMHVDSGAWLLDAQLVKIDRMSMAHSVEPRSPLLDHRLIDVAARIPASRKLVGGNEKALLKKVAARYLPDEVVNRRKQELAVPLERWLGTELRADIQSTLLADSSLDRGYFNPDALRALALEFRPEHSYALWTLHMLERWHRLHVDRTDLALEPAH is encoded by the coding sequence ATGTGCGGCATCGCGGGCACCACCGCGTTCGGGCGGTCCGCACCGGACCGGGAGTTCGTCGCCGCGGCCTGCGCGGCCATGCGCCACCGCGGGCCCGACGAGGACGGCACCCACCACGGCGCCGACGTCTCGCTCGGCATGTGCCGGCTGAAGGTCATCGGCCTGGTAGGCGGCTCGCAACCCGCCTACGGCGCGGACGAGCGGGTCGTGTGCGTCGTCAACGGCGAGATCTACAACCACCGGGCGCTGCGCGAGCTCCTGGCTCGCCGCGGCAGGCACGTGCGCGGCACGAGCGACGTCCACGTCATCCCCGCCCTGTACGAGGAGTTCGGGGACGCGTTCGTCGAGCACCTGCACGGCATGTTCGCCATCGCCCTGCACGACGGCCGCCGGCGGCGGCTGCTGCTGGTCACCGACCGGGTCGGCAAGAAGCCGCTGTTCCACGCGCGGCCCGCGCCCGACACCGTCGCCTTCGCCTCCGAGCTGGCCGCGGTCCTGGAGCACAGCGGGATCGACCGCGAGATCGACCCGGTGGCGGTCGACCAGTACCTGTCCTACCGGGTGGTGCACTCACCCCGCACGATCTACCGCGGCGTGCGCAAGGTGCCGCCGGCGACGGTCCTGGTTTTCGAGGCCGACGGCTCGACGCACGAGCGGCGGTACTGGTCCTTCCCGTACACCGGTGAGCTGGCCGACGTCGACGAGGACGAGGCCGTCGACCGGCTCGACGCCCTGCTCCGGCAGGCCGTGGCCGACCGGCTGGAGTCCGAGGTGCCGCTGGGCGCGATGCTCAGCGGCGGGCTGGACTCGAGCCTCGTGGTCGCGGTGGCCCGCCGCCTGCTCGGCCGGGAGCTGCACACGTTCTCCGTCGGCTTCGACCACCCGGCCTTCGACGAGTCGGCCGCCGCCGCGTTCGTCGCCGCGCACTTCGGCACCGTGCACCACACCCGGCGGCTCACCGCGGCCGACGCCCGGCGCACCGCCGACACGATCCTGCGGCACGTGGGGGAGCCGTTCGCGTTCCCCTCCGCCATCGCCTCGCACGCGATGTACGAGCTGGCGGCCCGGCAGGTCACGGTGGTGCTCACCGGCGACGGCTCGGACGAGGTGTTCGCGGGCTACAACCGGTACAAGCGCTTCCTCGCCGCACCCGGCGGCGACCTCGCCGACCGCTACGAATCGGTCCTGGTCGACGGCGTGCCCACCCACCTGAAGAAGGTGCTGTACGGCCGCGGCCTGCTCGACCACCTGCCCGACTTCCCGGTCAACCACCTGCGGGAGCAGTTCGCGCGCACCCACCCGCGGGCGGAGGACCTGGACCGCGTCATGCACGTCGACTCCGGCGCGTGGCTGCTCGACGCCCAGCTGGTGAAGATCGACCGGATGTCCATGGCGCACTCGGTCGAGCCGCGCAGCCCGCTGCTCGACCACCGCCTGATCGACGTCGCGGCCCGCATCCCGGCCTCCCGGAAGCTGGTGGGCGGCAACGAGAAGGCGTTGCTGAAGAAGGTCGCCGCCCGGTACCTGCCCGACGAGGTGGTCAACCGGCGCAAGCAGGAGCTCGCCGTGCCGCTGGAGCGCTGGCTGGGCACCGAGCTGCGCGCCGACATCCAGTCGACCCTCCTCGCCGACAGCTCCCTGGACCGCGGCTACTTCAACCCCGACGCGCTGCGGGCGCTCGCCCTGGAGTTCCGCCCCGAGCACAGCTACGCGCTCTGGACGCTCCACATGCTCGAACGCTGGCACCGCCTGCACGTCGACCGCACCGATCTCGCACTGGAACCGGCTCACTGA
- a CDS encoding aspartyl/asparaginyl beta-hydroxylase domain-containing protein, which produces MTTTETRLVPMPAEAARLLPSFDAERMLDELTSVREHKWDRQRVYDEKGVGAETDVDWRCLALRSPGGDPTRTDPGGPGAQDFADTSWLDRLPYLREVLEAIPAPLHAVRLMALGPDTVGIDHHDPKYGPRWGVARLHVPVVTNPDAVLVLDGVEHNWQPGTFWFGDFSRLHRVQNHGAETRTHLVIDALVVPGLAAVFPPEWQEYFDDGDVLFNRQSQPQRPHERRRYEVDFRLPAGFTLWEEETDFDGPTTAATVRDSGDLLVLEVESGQRLGLVHLGDGEYRFAGWSEERTIQLFVDGPTPGAVLRVRAGREVREATVPLDRR; this is translated from the coding sequence ATGACCACGACCGAGACACGCCTCGTGCCCATGCCCGCCGAGGCGGCGCGCCTCCTGCCCTCCTTCGACGCCGAGCGGATGCTGGACGAGCTGACGTCCGTCCGCGAGCACAAGTGGGACCGCCAGCGGGTGTACGACGAGAAGGGCGTCGGCGCCGAGACCGACGTCGACTGGCGCTGCCTGGCGCTGCGCAGCCCCGGCGGCGACCCCACCCGCACCGACCCCGGCGGCCCGGGTGCGCAGGACTTCGCCGACACGTCCTGGCTCGACCGACTGCCCTACCTGCGCGAGGTGCTGGAGGCGATCCCCGCCCCGCTGCACGCCGTGCGCCTGATGGCGCTGGGGCCGGACACCGTCGGCATCGACCACCACGACCCGAAGTACGGCCCCCGCTGGGGCGTGGCCCGGTTGCACGTGCCGGTCGTCACCAACCCCGACGCGGTGCTCGTGCTCGACGGCGTCGAGCACAACTGGCAGCCGGGCACCTTCTGGTTCGGCGACTTCAGCCGCCTGCACCGGGTGCAGAACCACGGCGCCGAGACCCGCACCCACCTGGTCATCGACGCGCTCGTGGTGCCCGGCCTGGCCGCGGTGTTCCCCCCGGAGTGGCAGGAGTACTTCGACGACGGGGACGTGCTGTTCAACCGGCAGAGCCAGCCGCAGCGCCCGCACGAGCGCCGGCGCTACGAGGTGGACTTCCGGTTGCCCGCGGGCTTCACGCTGTGGGAGGAGGAGACCGACTTCGACGGCCCCACCACGGCCGCCACCGTCCGCGACTCGGGAGACCTGCTCGTGCTGGAGGTGGAGAGCGGCCAGCGGCTGGGCCTGGTGCACCTCGGCGACGGCGAGTACCGGTTCGCCGGCTGGAGCGAGGAGCGCACGATCCAGCTGTTCGTGGACGGCCCGACGCCCGGTGCCGTGCTGCGCGTGCGTGCGGGTCGTGAGGTGCGGGAAGCGACCGTGCCGCTGGACCGGCGATGA